Sequence from the Nocardia cyriacigeorgica GUH-2 genome:
TATTCGATCGACCTGTCGGCATTCACCAGCAAGGGCAAGCCGCTGGCCAAGGTGCGCCAGAACATCTCACGAGCCAAGCGCGAAGGCACTACCGTCCTGGAGATCACCGACGACCGCTACGCCGACGAGTTGGACGAGATCGATCGGCAGTGGTTGCGCGCCAAGGGCTGGCACGTGAAGAAACTCGACTTCATGGTGGGCCAGCGCGGCGGCCGCGGGTCGGACCAACGGCGCCTGTTCATCGCCCAACGCGACGGGCGGATCACCGGCTACGTGTCCTACTCCCCCGCCTACGGCGCGCGGCCCGGATGGCTCTACGACCTGACCCGGCGCGTGCCCGACAGCTCGGTCGGCACCATCGAACTGATCAATTTCACTGCCTTGCAGGCCTTCCGAGACGAAGGCGCGTCCTGGCTGCACCTCGGGTTCACGCCGTTCGCCGGCATCGACGACACCGGCCAGGCCCATGCCAGCCGATTCGTGCGGTCGATGATCGGTGTGCTGGCCGAACGCGGCAGTGTCGTCTATCCGGCCCGAACCCAGCAGGCGTTCAAGTTGAAATGGGCCCCCCAGGTCATCGAACCGGAGTACCTCGCCTTCAGTGGCGGG
This genomic interval carries:
- a CDS encoding bifunctional lysylphosphatidylglycerol flippase/synthetase MprF, producing the protein MPTGKSIGTAPDHATVIDRIAAYADHPSAFIACNDDFEHYVADDLPGIVPYRRRGRTILVFGGAFAPAQHRSRLLSRFLRDVVGRKKAVVAQLRPDDIELFAGHGFTVNQFGCSYSIDLSAFTSKGKPLAKVRQNISRAKREGTTVLEITDDRYADELDEIDRQWLRAKGWHVKKLDFMVGQRGGRGSDQRRLFIAQRDGRITGYVSYSPAYGARPGWLYDLTRRVPDSSVGTIELINFTALQAFRDEGASWLHLGFTPFAGIDDTGQAHASRFVRSMIGVLAERGSVVYPARTQQAFKLKWAPQVIEPEYLAFSGGPRPSSVWQLLRITNSI